The window ACCGTCACGTCAAACCCGCATCATCCGCTCGAACCGAGCTAAGGAAGAATCACCGTGAAAATCAACTGGGCCGAGAAACTGCGGCAGAACGTGCATCAATTGGCCGAGTCCCTGGGCAACCTGTTTGTCGAGACCTTCCACTACCTGGCGCTGTTCGCCATCGGTGCAGTCACCGCGTGGGCGGCGGTGATGGAATTTCTGGGGATGATCGAAGAAGGGCACATCAAGATCGATGACATCTTGCTGCTGTTCATCTACCTGGAATTGGGGGCGATGGTCGGGATTTACTTCAAGACCAACCACATGCCGGTGCGTTTCCTGATCTACGTGGCGATCACCGCGCTGACGCGACTGCTGATCTCCAACGTCTCGCATCACAACCCGCCGGACATCGGCATCATCTACCTGTGCGGCGGGATTTTGCTGCTGGCGTTTGCGATTCTGGTGGTGCGTTACGCCTCGTCGCAATTCCCTTCGGTGAAGATCGAACACCCGCAACGCAAGATCGGTGCGGGTTCCGGTGAGCATCCCGAAGTGGAGAAGGGCGAGATTTAGAACCTCATGGCGGGCCGGCTGTGGCCTTTGACGCGTGGCGGCGGCAGGTTGTGGTCGCCGTCGGTCATGGCTTCGAGGATGGCCACGGCGCTGTGGCCCTGTTCGATGGCAATGCCGAACTGAATGCTTTGCACCAGGCGTTTGAGGCGCAGGGGGTCATTGCGTTGTTCGGCGCTGATCATCCGTTTGGCGACCACATGACCGTTGTTGGACAGGGTCAGCATAATGCTGCCATCCAGGCCCTGAATGCTCAGGTTAATTTGATAATCCGCTGCAAAAGCATCGGTAATGAGCTGAAAAGGGTTGTCCATGATGCGTCACCGCCTGAATTGAACGTGCAGTTGTTGACCGGCCATGATCGGGGTTAGTTCGCAACACCAGACCACCGGCACATCGCTCTCGCTGAGGTTTTCAAAAGTCCTTTTGCCTCACAGGTGACGTAGCAAGGGCCATGCCGCAAAAATTGTCGAACAATAGACACGGCAAAAAAGAAGGCGGACTCTGTGGCCCGCCTTCTTTTTTCCTGCCCGTTTCAGGGCATGAATGAGTAGATGATCGCAGACAGTGCAATCAAACCGATCAACACCACGAACACGTTCGACACCTGACCCGAATACTGGCGCAAGGCCGGCACTCGACGGATGGCGTACATCGGCATCAGGAACAGCAGGCACGCGATGATTGGCCCACCGAGGGTTTCGATCATGCCGAGGATGCTCGGGTTGAACGTCGCCACGGCCCAGCAGCTGAGGATCATGAACAGCGCGGTCACGCGGTTCAGCCAGTTCGCCGACATCACCCGGCCACGACCGCGCAGGCTTTTTACGATCAGGCCCTGGAAGCCTTCGCTGGCGCCGATGTAATGGCCGAGGAAGGACTTGGTGATTGCCACCAGCGCAATCAGCGGCGCCGCGTAAGCGATGACCGGCGTCTGGAAGTGGTTGGCCAGGTACGACAGGATCGAGATGTTCTGCGCCTTCGCCGCCGCCAAATCAGCCGGCGACAAGGCCAGCACGCAACTGAAGCAGAAGAACATCACCGTCACCACCATCATGGCGTGGGCGATGGCGAGGATGCCGCTGCTTTTGCGTTCGGCCTGTTCGCCGTAACGTTGTTTCTGATCGACGGAGAAGGCAGAGATGATCGGCGAATGGTTGAACGAAAACACCATCACCGGGATCGCCAGCCACAACGTCTTGAAGAACAGCGGCATCGGCATGCCTTCACTGGCGGTGGCGAAGAATGCGCCGTTCCAGTTCGGGATCAGACTCAAACCGAGCAGCAGCAACGCTGCAACGAACGGATAAACCAGCACGCTCATGCATTTGACGATGACACCCTGGCCGCAACGGACGATGGCCATCAGGCCGAGGATCAGCGCCAGCGACAGAATCGCCCGTGGTGGCGGGGCGATGTGCAACTGATGCTCCATGAAGCTGCTCAAGGTGTTGGTCAGCGCCACGCTGTACACCAGCAGAATCGGGAAGATCGCAAAGAAATACAGCAGCGTGATCAGCTTGCCGGCACCGATGCCGAAGTGTTCTTCCACCACTTCGGTGATGTCCCCGGAACGCCCGGACAACACGAAACGGGTCAGGCCGCGGTGGGCGTAGAAGGTCATCGGGAACGCCAGTACTGCCAGGATCAGCAGCGGCCAGAAACCGCCTACGCCGGCGTTGATCGGCAGGAACAGCGTGCCGGCGCCGATGGCTGTGCCATAAAGGCCAAGCATCCAGGTGGTGTCGTGTTTGTTCCAGCCTTTGTGGGTTATTTCGCTATTGCGTGTCAGGTCTATAGCAGGATTATCGGCAGCAGGTGTACGTACATCGGTCATCGTTTGGCCTCGTTATTGTTCTTGCTCGGGCTCACGTGTT of the Pseudomonas frederiksbergensis genome contains:
- a CDS encoding phosphate-starvation-inducible protein PsiE — protein: MKINWAEKLRQNVHQLAESLGNLFVETFHYLALFAIGAVTAWAAVMEFLGMIEEGHIKIDDILLLFIYLELGAMVGIYFKTNHMPVRFLIYVAITALTRLLISNVSHHNPPDIGIIYLCGGILLLAFAILVVRYASSQFPSVKIEHPQRKIGAGSGEHPEVEKGEI
- a CDS encoding DUF3509 domain-containing protein, which produces MDNPFQLITDAFAADYQINLSIQGLDGSIMLTLSNNGHVVAKRMISAEQRNDPLRLKRLVQSIQFGIAIEQGHSAVAILEAMTDGDHNLPPPRVKGHSRPAMRF
- a CDS encoding serine/threonine transporter — translated: MTDVRTPAADNPAIDLTRNSEITHKGWNKHDTTWMLGLYGTAIGAGTLFLPINAGVGGFWPLLILAVLAFPMTFYAHRGLTRFVLSGRSGDITEVVEEHFGIGAGKLITLLYFFAIFPILLVYSVALTNTLSSFMEHQLHIAPPPRAILSLALILGLMAIVRCGQGVIVKCMSVLVYPFVAALLLLGLSLIPNWNGAFFATASEGMPMPLFFKTLWLAIPVMVFSFNHSPIISAFSVDQKQRYGEQAERKSSGILAIAHAMMVVTVMFFCFSCVLALSPADLAAAKAQNISILSYLANHFQTPVIAYAAPLIALVAITKSFLGHYIGASEGFQGLIVKSLRGRGRVMSANWLNRVTALFMILSCWAVATFNPSILGMIETLGGPIIACLLFLMPMYAIRRVPALRQYSGQVSNVFVVLIGLIALSAIIYSFMP